A genomic window from Fusarium falciforme chromosome 2, complete sequence includes:
- a CDS encoding Sulfatase domain-containing protein produces MAEKRPNFLIIVADDLGFSDCGCFGSEIETPNIDALATESGALRYTNYHVAAACSPTRSMLMTGTDHHIAGLGQLQEITRASPAHYGKPGHEGYLNQRVVALPELLSDGGYFTCMSGKWHLGLKPEHHPIQRGFKKSFALLPGCANHYAYEPQYKDPATEPGKFFETATRALHVEDERVLGRLPDDFYSSDAYADKLMSYLENRTAEEKEQSFFAYLPFSAPHWPLQAPKEVCDKYRGLYDDGPEALRQKRLARLKELGMVDPGVNPHHVVIIDGRPENWNDLPEDTRKASSRAMEVYAGMVDRMDWNIGRVVDYLRKTGEYDNTFILFMSDNGAEGASYEAQPIVGDSIMAHVEKYYDNSLENIGRGNSFVWYGCRWAQAATAPSRLYKMHSTEGGCRVPLVVRPPVSMGISSADGNGVITDAFCTVMDIVPTVLDLAKLKHPGTHYKGREIAPLRGRSWTRFLSLVHDTEGSSKAQVHDQDYVMGFEIAGSGALRRGDWKITFVPAPKGPQRWELFNIREDPGEVDDLSEKHPQLLKEMLELWEEYKKDVGVVGLAGEYEAGVQGDAKTTLVDELEDPYAWIKYIGRPEITPERLKGVIPSVP; encoded by the exons ATGGCGGAGAAGCGACCAAACTTTCTCATCATCGTTGCCGACGACCTGGGCTTTAGCGACTGCGGTTGCTTTGGCTCGGAGATTGAGACGCCCAACATTGACGCCTTGGCGACTGAGAGCGGTGCTCTTCGATATACCAACTATCATGTTGCTGCAGCGTGTTCCCCAACGCGATCGATGCTGATGACTG GAACTGACCATCACATTGCTGGACTCGGTCAACTCCAAGAAATCACTCGCGCATCCCCAGCTCACTATGGAAAGCCGGGTCATGAGGGCTACCTCAACCAACGCGTTGTGGCACTCCCAGAGCTTCTATCTGACGGCGGCTACTTTACCTGCATGTCTGGAAAATGGCATCTCGGCCTCAAGCCAGAACATCACCCCATACAGCGCGGCTTCAAGAAATCATTCGCCCTTCTCCCGGGGTGCGCCAACCACTACGCCTATGAACCTCAGTACAAAGATCCTGCGACGGAGCCAGGAAAGTTCTTTGAGACTGCGACTCGTGCTCTCCACGTTGAGGATGAGAGAGTCCTCGGTCGGCTACCAGACGACTTTTACAGCAGCGATGCATATGCGGACAAGCTCATGTCATATCTGGAGAACCGGACAGCAGAGGAGAAAGAGCAGTCATTCTTTGCTTATCTTCCCTTTAGCGCGCCACACTGGCCTCTTCAAGCACCCAAGGAGGTATGCGACAAATACCGCGGCCTCTATGACGATGGCCCTGAGGCGCTGAGACAGAAAAGACTGGCGAGACTCAAGGAGCTTGGCATGGTTGACCCGGGCGTGAACCCTCATCATGTGGTGATAATAGACGGGAGGCCAGAGAACTGGAATGATCTCCCTGAAGACACCCGGAAGGCCTCGAGCCGTGCAATGGAGGTCTATGCTGGTATGGTTGATCGCATGGACTGGAACATTGGCCGCGTTGTCGACTATCTTCGCAAGACCGGCGAGTACGATAACACGTTTATCTTGTTCATGAGCGACAATGGTGCCGAAGGGGCGAGTTACGAAGCTCAACCTATCGTTGGTGATAGCATTATGGCTCATGTGGAAAAGTACTACGACAACAGCCTGGAGAATATCGGCCGTGGGAACAGCTTCGTCTGGTATGGCTGTCGCTGGGCTCAAGCGGCAACAGCCCCCTCTCGACTCTATAAGATGCATTCAACAGAGGGCGGATGTCGAGTTCCTCTTGTGGTGAGGCCACCCGTCAGCATGGGTATATCATCTGCAGACGGAAACGGAGTCATCACGGACGCGTTCTGCACCGTCATGGACATTGTACCGACTGTTCTCGACCTAGCGAAGTTGAAGCACCCTGGGACACATTACAAAGGCAGAGAGATTGCACCTCTTCGCGGCCGTAGCTGGACGAGATTCCTCTCACTCGTCCATGACACAGAAGGAAGCTCCAAGGCGCAGGTGCACGACCAAGACTATGTGATGGGATTCGAGATTGCCGGATCAGGGGCTCTACGACGCGGCGACTGGAAGATCACATTTGTCCCAGCACCAAAGGGTCCACAGAGGTGGGAGCTCTTCAACATACGGGAGGACCCCGGAGAAGTGGACGATCTTTCTGAGAAGCATCCTCAGCTTCTCAAAGAAATGCTCGAGCTGTGGGAGGAGTATAAGAAGGACGTGGGAGTTGTGGGCTTGGCTGGTGAGTACGAGGCTGGCGTTCAGGGCGATGCAAAGACGACTTTGGTGGATGAGCTGGAAGACCCTTATGCGTGGATCAAGTACATCGGTAGGCCCGAGATCACTCCAGAGAGACTCAAAGGTGTCATTCCGTCTGTACCGTAA
- a CDS encoding MFS domain-containing protein: MAGKESGSHGANDNLSPAQRLKHFNGMLVFIMIYLAFCAFNFGFDVGTFSGVQAMHSFTSMFGECDDKNVCALPGWLSSVMTATPFLGKAAGCIACGWIAEKWGRRAAILGICLVSFVGVALQTSATTAAQFTIGRIITFGMTGMAIVVIPIYSAEVSPKVLRGMFASTIQVMIIFGQVISTLVTYGTKSMESAAGWRIPIGLQLLVPAIIFCLLPFLPESPRWLLSRNRRDLAVVSMKKLRKSATDEDIQTEIEALAYAHAHEEKGTWGEVFDKSNRVRTGVAVLAMFGQQITGQAFPSQYGVIFYQSQGYGDRSFLFNVISNIIGMVGVILTWFYIDTTGRRPVIMVGGFLMGVFLMILGGVGSIDAKSINHHEKELMVSSLMLFQFFYSLSWAPCSYVVLSETAALRLKEKTNLFASAISVLTTFVTSFTMPYLINAKYANLGGKVGFIYGSINFIMVVATFFFIPELKSRTLEEVDQLFASGAPLRKFSAISTKSATEMYEEEVKQGGAEVNERVDKMEVA; this comes from the exons ATGGCAGGAAAGGAGTCCGGCAGCCATGGGGCAAACGACAATCTGTCGCCGGCTCAGCGACTGAAGCACTTTAACGGGATGCTTGTTTTCATCATGAT ATACTTGGCATTTTGCGCCTTCAACTTTGGCTTCGATGTCGGAACCTTTAGTGGCGTCCAAGCTATGCACAGCTTCACCAGCATGTTTGGCGAGTGCGACGACAAGAACGTTTGTGCTCTTCCTGGATGGCTTTCTTCAGTCATGACAGCTACACCTTTTCTCGGCAAAGCAGCG GGTTGCATCGCCTGTGGTTGGATTGCTGAGAAATGGGGTCGTCGAGCCGCCATTCTCGGCATCTGCCTTGTCTCTTTTGT CGGAGTTGCTCTTCAGACGAGCGCCACCACGGCAGCCCAGTTCACCATTGGCCGAATCATCACATTCGGCATGACAGGCATGGCCATCGTCGTGATTCCAATCTACTCGGCCGAAGTCTCCCCCAAGGTTCTTCGTGGAATGTTTGCTTCGACAATCCAGGTCATGATCATCTTTGGTCAGGTCATCTCAACACTCGTCACCTACGGCACCAAGAGCATGGAGAGCGCCGCAGGGTGGCGTATCCCCATTGGTCTTCAGCTTCTAGTGcccgccatcatcttctgcctcttgcccttcttgccaGAGTCACCTCGCTGGCTGTTGAGCAGGAACAGAAGGGATTTGGCCGTGGTGAGCATGAAGAAGCTGAGAAAGTCTGCTACCGACGAGGATATCCAAACTGAGATTGAGGCATTGGCTTATGCGCACGCTCATGAAGAAAAGGGCACCTGGGGAGAGGTATTTGATAAGAGCAACCGC GTTCGAACTGGCGTTGCCGTCCTGGCCATGTTTGGCCAACAGATCACAGGCCAGGCGTTCCCATCCCAGTACGGCGTCATCTTCTATCAGTCTCAAGGTTACGGCGATCGTTCGTTCCTGTTTAATGTCATTTCCAACATTATTGGTATGGTTGGTGTCATTCTCACCTGGTTCTACATCGATACCACGGGACGCCGCCCGGTCATCATGGTCGGTGGTTTCCTGATGGGGGTGTTCCTGATGATCCTGGGAGGCGTGGGATCCATCGATGCGAAGAGCATCAACCACCACGAAAAGGAACTCATGGTGTCTTCACTTATGCTCTTTCAGTTCTTTTACAGTCTGTCGTGGGCTCCATG TTCATATGTTGTCCTCTCAGAAACGGCCGCGCTTCGTCTCAAGGAAAAGACCAACCTCTTTGCGAGCGCCATCTCTGTGCTGACAACCTTTGTCACCTCATTTACCATGCCATatctcatcaacgccaaaTATGCAAACCTTGGTGGAAAGGTCGGCTTCATCTATGGATCCATCAACTTTATCATGGTGGTGgcaaccttcttcttcatccctgAGCTCAAGAGCAGGAccttggaggaggtggaTCAGCTCTTTG